The following proteins are encoded in a genomic region of Candidatus Babeliales bacterium:
- the sufC gene encoding Fe-S cluster assembly ATPase SufC, which produces MLLSMHGASCYTNFMEKSALLSINNISVSVLDKPVLYDIALDVNAGTIHAVMGPNGSGKSTLAYVLMGHPGYAITSGSVLLNGVSIADMPIHERAKNGLFLAFQHPCEIPGVSVASFLKEAYMAVTGKHIAVTDFQTLLLERCAQLNIDSSFIARSLNVGFSGGEKKRFELLQLLILRPKIAILDEIDSGLDIDSLKIVAQGIELARKENPDMSILLITHYQRILNYIVPDHVHVLCDGRIVLSGDATVAHTLEAQGYDGFKTITI; this is translated from the coding sequence ATGCTTCTTTCAATGCATGGTGCTTCTTGTTATACTAATTTCATGGAAAAAAGCGCACTTTTATCAATTAATAACATTTCTGTTTCAGTTCTAGATAAACCAGTACTTTATGATATTGCTTTAGATGTTAATGCAGGGACCATTCATGCCGTTATGGGTCCCAATGGATCTGGCAAGAGCACGTTGGCGTATGTGCTTATGGGGCATCCAGGTTATGCTATAACATCTGGATCTGTGCTGCTGAATGGAGTAAGTATTGCGGATATGCCAATTCATGAGCGGGCAAAAAATGGTTTATTCCTTGCATTTCAGCATCCGTGTGAAATACCGGGAGTTTCTGTTGCTTCTTTTTTAAAAGAGGCGTACATGGCAGTAACGGGCAAACATATAGCCGTTACTGATTTCCAAACATTGCTTTTGGAGCGTTGTGCTCAGCTCAACATAGACTCTTCTTTTATTGCCAGAAGTCTTAATGTTGGTTTTTCTGGTGGTGAAAAAAAACGATTTGAACTTTTACAACTTCTTATATTGCGGCCAAAAATTGCCATTCTTGATGAAATTGATTCTGGTTTGGATATTGATTCGCTCAAAATTGTTGCACAGGGCATTGAGCTTGCACGTAAAGAAAATCCCGATATGAGCATTCTGCTTATTACTCATTACCAAAGAATTTTGAATTACATTGTTCCTGATCATGTTCATGTGTTGTGTGATGGGCGCATAGTACTTTCTGGCGATGCAACCGTTGCGCACACATTAGAAGCTCAGGGGTATGATGGTTTTAAAACCATAACTATCTAA